The Gadus macrocephalus chromosome 13, ASM3116895v1 genome includes a window with the following:
- the LOC132470249 gene encoding NEDD8-activating enzyme E1 catalytic subunit isoform X1 has product MVVLCEKCGFSATIGSPISDNALLICKENMADSDEPEKKTRRVVALTEKMVVEGGAGDGEWEGRWNHIQKFLERPGPFTHPDFEASSESLQFMLETCKVLIIGAGGLGCELLKDVALSGFHNIHVVDMDTIDLSNLNRQFLFRLKDVGQPKAEVAADFINTRIPGCCVVPHFKKIQDFDETFYRQFHIIVCGLDSVIARRWMNGMLLSLLVYEDGVVDPSSIIPLIDGGTEGFKGNARVILPGITACIDCTLELYPPQINFPMCTIASMPRLPEHCVEYVRMLLWPKDKPFGDTVGLDGDDPEHIKWVYQRSLERAAEFSITGVTYRLTQGVVKRIIPAVASTNAVIAAACATEVFKIASSAYAPLNNYMVFNDVDGLYTYTFEAERKDNCSACSQVPLDMRFSSSSTLQEVLDYLTESSYLQMKSPAITASVEGKNKTLYLQTVASIEQRTRPNLSKTLKELGLADGQELAVADVTTPQTMLFRLSFTS; this is encoded by the exons ATGGTTGTTCTCTGTGAGAAG TGCGGTTTCTCTGCCACGATTGGTTCTCCTATTTCGGATAACGCTTTGTTGATATGCAAGGAAAACATGGCGGATTCGGATGAGCC GGAGAAGAAAACAAGGAGAGTAGTGGCGCTGACTGAGAA GATGGTGGTGGAAGGAGGTGCTGGAGACGGTGAATGGGAGGGACGGTGGAATCATATCCAAAAGTTCCTGGAGAGACCAGGGCCCTTCACGCACCCAGACTTCGAAGCCAGCAGTGAG TCATTGCAGTTTATGTTAGAAACCTGCAAAGTGCTCATCATTGGAGCAGGTGGCCTGGGCTGTGAGCTCCTCAAGGATGTG GCTTTGTCAGGGTTTCACAACATCCATGTTGTTGACATGGACACAATTGACCTATCCAACCTCAACAGACAGTTTCTGTTCAG GCTTAAAGATGTTGGGCAACCAAAGGCCGAAGTTGCAGCCGATTTCATCAACACTAGAATTCCTGGATGCTGTGTGGTCCC ACATTTTAAGAAAATTCAAGACTTTGATGAAACATTTTATCGAC AATTCCACATCATTGTCTGTGGGCTTGACTCTGTGATTGCCAGGAGATGGATGAATGGTATGCTG CTCTCTCTGCTGGTGTATGAGGACGGCGTAGTGGATCCTAGTTCCATCATTCCTCTAATCGATGGTGGGACAGAAGGCTTCAAAGGCAACGCCCGGGTCATTCTGCCTGGCATCACCGCCTGCATAGACTGTACTCTGGAGCTGTACCCTCCTCAG ATAAATTTTCCAATGTGCACGATAGCATCCATGCCCCGACTTCCAGAACATTGCGTTGAGTATGTTCGCATGCTACTATGGCCCAAAGACAAACCCTTTGGAG acacTGTGGGTCTTGATGGCGATGACCCAGAGCACATCAAGTGGGTGTACCAGAGGTCATTAGAGAGGGCAGCGGAGTTCAGCATTACAGGAGTCACATACAGACTCACCCAGG GTGTGGTAAAACGGATAATTCCGGCCGTAGCTTCCACAAATGCTGTTATTGCAG CTGCCTGTGCAACCGAAGTTTTCAAAATAGCATCAAG TGCCTATGCTCCTCTCAACAACTACATGGTATTCAATGATGTCGACGGCCTGTACACCTACACATTTGAGGCAGAACGAAAG GACAACTGTTCGGCATGCAGCCAAGTACCGCTGGACATGCGCTTCTCATCGTCCTCCACACTGCAGGAGGTCCTGGACTACCTGACGGAGAGTTCCTATCT acAAATGAAGTCACCAGCTATAACTGCATCAGTAGAAGGGAAGAACAAAACGTTGTATTTACAG ACCGTGGCTTCAATCGAACAAAGGACGCGGCCAAATCTGTCAAAAACACTGAAGG AGCTTGGACTTGCAGATGGACAGGAGCTGGCTGTAGCTGATGTCACAACCCCTCAGACCATGCTGTTCAGACTTAGCTTTACCTCATAA
- the LOC132470249 gene encoding NEDD8-activating enzyme E1 catalytic subunit isoform X2, with product MVVLCEKCGFSATIGSPISDNALLICKENMADSDEPMVVEGGAGDGEWEGRWNHIQKFLERPGPFTHPDFEASSESLQFMLETCKVLIIGAGGLGCELLKDVALSGFHNIHVVDMDTIDLSNLNRQFLFRLKDVGQPKAEVAADFINTRIPGCCVVPHFKKIQDFDETFYRQFHIIVCGLDSVIARRWMNGMLLSLLVYEDGVVDPSSIIPLIDGGTEGFKGNARVILPGITACIDCTLELYPPQINFPMCTIASMPRLPEHCVEYVRMLLWPKDKPFGDTVGLDGDDPEHIKWVYQRSLERAAEFSITGVTYRLTQGVVKRIIPAVASTNAVIAAACATEVFKIASSAYAPLNNYMVFNDVDGLYTYTFEAERKDNCSACSQVPLDMRFSSSSTLQEVLDYLTESSYLQMKSPAITASVEGKNKTLYLQTVASIEQRTRPNLSKTLKELGLADGQELAVADVTTPQTMLFRLSFTS from the exons ATGGTTGTTCTCTGTGAGAAG TGCGGTTTCTCTGCCACGATTGGTTCTCCTATTTCGGATAACGCTTTGTTGATATGCAAGGAAAACATGGCGGATTCGGATGAGCC GATGGTGGTGGAAGGAGGTGCTGGAGACGGTGAATGGGAGGGACGGTGGAATCATATCCAAAAGTTCCTGGAGAGACCAGGGCCCTTCACGCACCCAGACTTCGAAGCCAGCAGTGAG TCATTGCAGTTTATGTTAGAAACCTGCAAAGTGCTCATCATTGGAGCAGGTGGCCTGGGCTGTGAGCTCCTCAAGGATGTG GCTTTGTCAGGGTTTCACAACATCCATGTTGTTGACATGGACACAATTGACCTATCCAACCTCAACAGACAGTTTCTGTTCAG GCTTAAAGATGTTGGGCAACCAAAGGCCGAAGTTGCAGCCGATTTCATCAACACTAGAATTCCTGGATGCTGTGTGGTCCC ACATTTTAAGAAAATTCAAGACTTTGATGAAACATTTTATCGAC AATTCCACATCATTGTCTGTGGGCTTGACTCTGTGATTGCCAGGAGATGGATGAATGGTATGCTG CTCTCTCTGCTGGTGTATGAGGACGGCGTAGTGGATCCTAGTTCCATCATTCCTCTAATCGATGGTGGGACAGAAGGCTTCAAAGGCAACGCCCGGGTCATTCTGCCTGGCATCACCGCCTGCATAGACTGTACTCTGGAGCTGTACCCTCCTCAG ATAAATTTTCCAATGTGCACGATAGCATCCATGCCCCGACTTCCAGAACATTGCGTTGAGTATGTTCGCATGCTACTATGGCCCAAAGACAAACCCTTTGGAG acacTGTGGGTCTTGATGGCGATGACCCAGAGCACATCAAGTGGGTGTACCAGAGGTCATTAGAGAGGGCAGCGGAGTTCAGCATTACAGGAGTCACATACAGACTCACCCAGG GTGTGGTAAAACGGATAATTCCGGCCGTAGCTTCCACAAATGCTGTTATTGCAG CTGCCTGTGCAACCGAAGTTTTCAAAATAGCATCAAG TGCCTATGCTCCTCTCAACAACTACATGGTATTCAATGATGTCGACGGCCTGTACACCTACACATTTGAGGCAGAACGAAAG GACAACTGTTCGGCATGCAGCCAAGTACCGCTGGACATGCGCTTCTCATCGTCCTCCACACTGCAGGAGGTCCTGGACTACCTGACGGAGAGTTCCTATCT acAAATGAAGTCACCAGCTATAACTGCATCAGTAGAAGGGAAGAACAAAACGTTGTATTTACAG ACCGTGGCTTCAATCGAACAAAGGACGCGGCCAAATCTGTCAAAAACACTGAAGG AGCTTGGACTTGCAGATGGACAGGAGCTGGCTGTAGCTGATGTCACAACCCCTCAGACCATGCTGTTCAGACTTAGCTTTACCTCATAA
- the LOC132470249 gene encoding NEDD8-activating enzyme E1 catalytic subunit isoform X3: MVVEGGAGDGEWEGRWNHIQKFLERPGPFTHPDFEASSESLQFMLETCKVLIIGAGGLGCELLKDVALSGFHNIHVVDMDTIDLSNLNRQFLFRLKDVGQPKAEVAADFINTRIPGCCVVPHFKKIQDFDETFYRQFHIIVCGLDSVIARRWMNGMLLSLLVYEDGVVDPSSIIPLIDGGTEGFKGNARVILPGITACIDCTLELYPPQINFPMCTIASMPRLPEHCVEYVRMLLWPKDKPFGDTVGLDGDDPEHIKWVYQRSLERAAEFSITGVTYRLTQGVVKRIIPAVASTNAVIAAACATEVFKIASSAYAPLNNYMVFNDVDGLYTYTFEAERKDNCSACSQVPLDMRFSSSSTLQEVLDYLTESSYLQMKSPAITASVEGKNKTLYLQTVASIEQRTRPNLSKTLKELGLADGQELAVADVTTPQTMLFRLSFTS; the protein is encoded by the exons ATGGTGGTGGAAGGAGGTGCTGGAGACGGTGAATGGGAGGGACGGTGGAATCATATCCAAAAGTTCCTGGAGAGACCAGGGCCCTTCACGCACCCAGACTTCGAAGCCAGCAGTGAG TCATTGCAGTTTATGTTAGAAACCTGCAAAGTGCTCATCATTGGAGCAGGTGGCCTGGGCTGTGAGCTCCTCAAGGATGTG GCTTTGTCAGGGTTTCACAACATCCATGTTGTTGACATGGACACAATTGACCTATCCAACCTCAACAGACAGTTTCTGTTCAG GCTTAAAGATGTTGGGCAACCAAAGGCCGAAGTTGCAGCCGATTTCATCAACACTAGAATTCCTGGATGCTGTGTGGTCCC ACATTTTAAGAAAATTCAAGACTTTGATGAAACATTTTATCGAC AATTCCACATCATTGTCTGTGGGCTTGACTCTGTGATTGCCAGGAGATGGATGAATGGTATGCTG CTCTCTCTGCTGGTGTATGAGGACGGCGTAGTGGATCCTAGTTCCATCATTCCTCTAATCGATGGTGGGACAGAAGGCTTCAAAGGCAACGCCCGGGTCATTCTGCCTGGCATCACCGCCTGCATAGACTGTACTCTGGAGCTGTACCCTCCTCAG ATAAATTTTCCAATGTGCACGATAGCATCCATGCCCCGACTTCCAGAACATTGCGTTGAGTATGTTCGCATGCTACTATGGCCCAAAGACAAACCCTTTGGAG acacTGTGGGTCTTGATGGCGATGACCCAGAGCACATCAAGTGGGTGTACCAGAGGTCATTAGAGAGGGCAGCGGAGTTCAGCATTACAGGAGTCACATACAGACTCACCCAGG GTGTGGTAAAACGGATAATTCCGGCCGTAGCTTCCACAAATGCTGTTATTGCAG CTGCCTGTGCAACCGAAGTTTTCAAAATAGCATCAAG TGCCTATGCTCCTCTCAACAACTACATGGTATTCAATGATGTCGACGGCCTGTACACCTACACATTTGAGGCAGAACGAAAG GACAACTGTTCGGCATGCAGCCAAGTACCGCTGGACATGCGCTTCTCATCGTCCTCCACACTGCAGGAGGTCCTGGACTACCTGACGGAGAGTTCCTATCT acAAATGAAGTCACCAGCTATAACTGCATCAGTAGAAGGGAAGAACAAAACGTTGTATTTACAG ACCGTGGCTTCAATCGAACAAAGGACGCGGCCAAATCTGTCAAAAACACTGAAGG AGCTTGGACTTGCAGATGGACAGGAGCTGGCTGTAGCTGATGTCACAACCCCTCAGACCATGCTGTTCAGACTTAGCTTTACCTCATAA